One window of Equus caballus isolate H_3958 breed thoroughbred chromosome 3, TB-T2T, whole genome shotgun sequence genomic DNA carries:
- the EPGN gene encoding epigen encodes MAFGVPISVCLFFNAMMALTEEAATTVTPPVTAQQSNWTVNKTEAHYSTEGPIALKFSHPCLEDLNSYCINGVCAFHHELEKAICRCFTGYTGERCEHLTLTSYAVDSYEKYVAIGIGVGLLLSGFLAIFYCYVRKRCLKLKSPYNICSGGRPL; translated from the exons ATGGCTTTCGGAGTGCCAATCTCAGTCTGTCTCTTCTTCAATG CAATGATGGCGCTAACTGAAGAGGCAGCCACGACTGTCACACCCCCAGTCACAGCCCAGCAAAGTAACTGGACAGTTAACAAAACAGAAG CTCACTACAGTACAGAAGGACCCATAGCCTTGAAGTTCTCACATCCTTGCCTGGAAGACCTCAATAGTTACTGCATCAATGGTGTTTGTGCATTCCACCACGAGCTGGAGAAAGCCATCTGCAG atgctTTACTGGTTATACTGGAGAAAGATGTGAGCACTTGACCTTAACTTCATATGCTGTGGATTCTTATGAAAAATACGTTGCAATTGGGATTGGCGTTGGATTATTATTAAGTGgttttcttgctattttttaCTGCTACGTAAGAAAGAG GTGTTTGAAATTGAAATCACCTTACAACATCTGTTCTGGAGGAAGACCACTGTGA